A stretch of Rhododendron vialii isolate Sample 1 chromosome 4a, ASM3025357v1 DNA encodes these proteins:
- the LOC131323426 gene encoding ankyrin repeat-containing protein At5g02620-like, with the protein MNPKLYMAATKGNVHLFSGIHGRSITEEEAMRIEDGIFLNRTQRGNNNILHIAARAGRDTFVAEALRRFPFLSDQVNSQGDTPLLVAARFGHLQVVKTLADPNNELPMQDDMATAVENGTNQRSSPRQRDVEEGLVDHQLDQGTVQDNVAIVENETNSSNISHRQRDVEEGLLNDQLEQATSFENGTNSRDMTTALKNETNSSSRHRPRDVEEGLDDHQLEQGTIQDGMATAVENGTNSRGMATALENETNLSSSRRPRDVEEGLDDHQLDVAIPSHWRVTNEQGSTITTALHVALKNGYQDMARYLLGLKPEMAASDNLAGESPLFLAAESRCELFMGDILLSKRPYSTKGPDGLNALHASRHCCGEIISLLIEHKPDLMRKVDNRGKAAIHHAVEAHCWDLLDCMLIADASMALFPDAEGYTPLLRAASRGYWLFCKMILRRFPESIEARNHQGQNALHLGKVDAFAIAFKVLKMPEMWELLNVGDDEGNTPLHLAVKENDYEKAMLLTSSASIYLGAVNKQGLTALDLCESDCEHYSTKRKLWFHLTRHGARHGRHPNEHVVPPYGPCLLQFPPDKDLKPYINTCALVAALIATLTFAAAFTMPGGYDTSPDNLGDPTLIKRAALRVFMLSDTLAMCCSITAVFILTGALLAQQDALIRLMYTSGMLLNIALFSTLVAFMSGMFAVLAPKASWVAILVCIVCSIPLYFFTARKLQTAPVLGTLFIPVLPRDIRPAIQNLLWTYKKMREQCRVRSLIQRGYPDTTYCASNANTVPS; encoded by the exons ATGAATCCTAAACTCTACATGGCAGCAACTAAGGGGAATGTGCATCTTTTCTCAGGAATCCATGGAAGAAGCATAACAGAGGAAGAGGCCATGCGTATCGAAGATGGTATTTTTCTCAACAGGACGCAACGCGGCAACAACAATATCCTTCACATAGCAGCAAGGGCCGGACGTGATACCTTCGTTGCGGAAGCTCTACGGcgcttcccttttctttctgaCCAAGTGAACTCACAAGGTGACACCCCTCTCCTTGTCGCAGCTAGGTTTGGTCACCTCCAAGTGGTGAAAACACTTGCGGACCCTAATAATGAGCTCCCGATGCAAGATGATATGGCTACTGCTGTAGAGAATGGAACAAACCAGAGGAGTAGTCCTCGTCAAAGAGATGTGGAAGAAGGGCTAGTTGATCATCAATTGGACCAGGGTACGGTACAAGACAATGTGGCCATTGTGGAGAATGAAACAAACTCGAGTAATATTAGTCATCGTCAAAGAGATGTGGAAGAAGGGCTACTTAATGATCAATTGGAACAGG CTACTTCTTTTGAGAATGGAACAAACTCGAGAGACATGACTACTGCTCTAAAGAATGAAACAAACTCAAGTAGTCGTCATCGTCCAAGAGATGTGGAAGAAGGGCTAGATGATCATCAATTGGAGCAGGGTACTATACAAGACGGTATGGCTACTGCTGTGGAGAATGGAACAAACTCGAGAGGCATGGCTACTGCCCTAGAGAATGAAACAAACTTGAGTAGTAGTCGTCGTCCAAGAGATGTGGAAGAAGGGCTAGATGATCATCAATTAGATGTGGCAATTCCCTCCCATTGGCGGGTGACAAATGAGCAGGGTAGTACAATTACTACAGCTCTACATGTGGCTCTAAAGAACGGGTACCAGGACATGGCACGGTATTTATTAGGATTAAAACCTGAAATGGCAGCCTCTGATAATCTTGCTGGAGAGAGCCCACTTTTTTTGGCTGCAGAGTCTCGTTGCGAGCTATTTATGGGGGATATTTTATTGTCAAAACGGCCATATAGCACAAAAGGTCCCGATGGACTGAATGCGCTACATGCTTCACGACATTGTTGTG GTGAAATTATTTCCTTACTAATAGAACACAAACCGGATCTAATGAGAAAAGTAGATAACCGAGGAAAGGCAGCCATTCACCATGCAGTAGAAGCACATTGTTGGGATTTGCTTGATTGTATGTTGATCGCCGACGCTTCCATGGCCCTCTTTCCCGATGCTGAGGGTTACACCCCTCTCCTTAGAGCAGCGAGTAGAGGGTATTGGCTTTTTTGTAAGATGATACTCAGGAGATTTCCAGAATCAATCGAGGCACGCAATCATCAAGGTCAAAATGCACTTCATCTTGGCAAAGTGGATGCTTTCGCTATCGCGTTTAAAGTCCTGAAGATGCCAGAAATGTGGGAGCTTCTTAATGTAGGTGATGATGAAGGAAACACGCCTTTGCATCTGGCAGTAAAAGAAAATGACTATGAGAAAGCAATGTTATTAACTTCTTCGGCTTCAATTTACTTGGGAGCTGTCAACAAACAAGGTCTTACAGCCTTGGACCTTTGCGAGTCAGATTGTGAGCATTATAGCACAAAG AGAAAATTGTGGTTTCATCTAACAAGACACGGAGCCCGACATGGCCGACACCCTAATGAGCACGTGGTTCCTCCTTATGGACCGTGCCTGCTCCAGTTTCCTCCAGATAAAGATTTGAAACCTTATATTAATACCTGCGCTTTGGTAGCTGCCCTCATCGCCACTCTCACTTTTGCCGCTGCATTCACAATGCCAGGTGGGTACGACACCAGTCCCGACAATTTGGGTGATCCAACTCTTATTAAGAGGGCCGCACTTAGGGTATTCATGTTGTCGGATACCTTGGCTATGTGCTGCTCCATCACTGCGGTGTTCATACTTACGGGTGCACTGCTTGCTCAACAAGATGCACTGATCCGGTTGATGTACACCAGTGGGATGTTGCTCAACATTGcgcttttttcaactttggtggCTTTTATGAGCGGTATGTTTGCAGTACTAGCCCCAAAGGCCTCATGGGTAGCCATCTTAGTATGTATTGTTTGTTCCATACCTCTTTATTTCTTTACAGCCAGAAAACTTCAGACCGCTCCAGTACTTGGTACCTTGTTTATTCCAGTTCTTCCTAGAGACATTCGTCCAGCAATACAGAATCTACTGTGGACttataaaaaaatgagggaGCAGTGTCGTGTTCGATCACTAATTCAAAGAGGGTATCCGGATACTACTTATTGTGCAAGTAATGCTAACACCGTACCAAGCTAG